The Maylandia zebra isolate NMK-2024a linkage group LG4, Mzebra_GT3a, whole genome shotgun sequence genome includes a window with the following:
- the LOC106675070 gene encoding nuclear GTPase SLIP-GC isoform X2 has translation MQLQLCSLSHTVPVCGLCFLLDFFLPACSLFVSHCLLHISLSSLFQHYFQQNFHFLVMDDFVRTKLAEWGLSEWVEKFKDQEIDAGIICELDDREIENLITKAGPRMRFKKNLKLLKHEKEHEEAADVVQVLPSTSDTGKRKSDLQSDRLQSPAKRQRLSMPGFEEPVILSGVKSIMTFVHARLNKQDKLSDFLKKKISDLETDKRELVGVFGKTGAGKSSLINAIIKEKNLLPSGSVSACTSVMIKVEANRGSLKYEAEIEFIAKEEWKEELWSFRQFLDNNKNQKKEDDDYHDAVEKLSALYGEDWEKSFENLMDRKYFKEIPEFLQSRRKILRCESANELSAQFVKYTRSESKQGEANEGKKWFWPLVKCVTVRVPNNPFLQHVTLVDLPGNGDSNKSRDQMWKGIVGDCSTVWIVTEINRAASEKAAWGILESVSSLIGNGGECQQIHFICTKSDLVDDSDDLSSADIHDRIVKRNIQAKDGVKKEFNKRTKIKKHFTDDSFEVFTVSSKEFLKGKHLSPEETEIPKLKGFLQDLNDCHSETVNYVSGAYGILSLIEGARCRKEGVGKADDVCKVLEKNMTEQLDQVKKAVDEAIKDFEQCLTEGVKNSKTSEEKLKSFLDRDKQPSFFKTLQAVVRKDGIHKTKKGEHINLNTVLASCLTDSIDEKFRKTFPNDVKGGSFNGVISRFSLDTNSLIQKYQDVKLQLIFLQTEEDKIKAKLNKMILKEKKIIYNSLTETTEKNMKKCYEDAQKISGDDALKKMRKTIETHVSLNRNMYEDAKKTMMKKMNELMMIICKELKETMDHSIKLSLKASALSESLPDVSEHLETVQQHYNESKGSQEGDITS, from the exons ATGCAGTTGCAATTGTGCAGTCTGAGCCACACAGTTCCAGTTTGTGGACTTTGCTTTTTGCTCGATTTCTTTCTTCCCgcctgttccctgtttgtgtcTCACTGCTTACTTCACATCTCCCTCAGCAGCCTTTTCCAGCATTACTTTCAACAAAAT TTTCATTTCTTGGTCATGGATGATTTCGTAAGAACCAAACTGGCTGAATGGGGGCTAAGTGAGTGGGTGGAAAAATTTAAAG aTCAAGAAATTGACGCAGGAATTATTTGTGAGCTTGATGATCGAGAAATTGAGAATTTGATCACAAAAGCTGGACCAAGAATGAGATTCAAGAAGAACCTCAAGCTGTTAAag CATGAAAAGGAGCATGAAGAAGCAGCTGATGTGGTTCAG GTCTTGCCATCCACAAGTGATACAG GAAAGAGAAAATCAGACCTTCAAAGTGACAGGTTGCAGTCACCAGCTAAGCGACAACGTCTGTCTATGCCAGGATTTGAAG AACCAGTCATACTGTCCGGTGTGAAAAGCATCATGACATTTGTACATGCCAGACTAAATAAGCAAGACAAACTCAGTGATTTCTTAAA GAAAAAGATCAGTGATTTGGAGACAGACAAGAGGGAGCTGGTTGGTGTCTTTGGTAAAACTGGGGCTGGAAAGAGCTCTTTGATAAATGCCATCATCAAAGAGAAGAATCTTTTGCCTTCAGGAAGTGTCAGTGCCTGCACCTCAGTCATGATCAAAGTGGAAGCTAACAGAGGTAGCTTAAAGTATGAGGCAGAAATTGAGTTCATCGCAAAGGAG GAGTGGAAAGAAGAGTTGTGGTCATTTCGTCAGTTTCTtgacaataataaaaatcagaaaaaggaAGATGATGATTATCATGATGCTGTTGAAAAGCTGTCAGCACTGTATGGAGAAGACTGGGAAAAGTCCTTTGAAAACCTCATGGACCGCAAATATTTCAAAGAAATTCCAGAATTTCTCCAATCCAGGCGGAAGATTTTGAGATGTGAATCA GCTAATGAACTTTCTGCACAATTTGTTAAGTACACAAGAAGTGAGTCAAAACAAGGAGAAGCCAATGAAGGAAAAAAGTGGTTTTGGCCACTGGTGAAGTGTGTGACTGTCAGGGTGCCAAACAATCCTTTTCTCCAGCATGTCACACTTGTGGACCTTCCTGGAAATGGTGACAGTAACAAGAGCAGAGATCAGATGTGGAAAGGG ATAGTTGGAGATTGTTCTACTGTGTGGATTGTGACTGAAATTAATCGAGCAGCATCAGAGAAAGCAGCCTGGGGGATCCTGGAAAGTGTCAGTAGTCTGATTGGAAATGGTGGCGAATGTCAGCAAATTCACTTTATCTGCACCAAGTCTGATCTTGTTGATGATTCTGATGATCT TTCATCAGCTGATATCCATGATCGAATAGTTAAAAGAAACATTCAAGCCAAGGATGGAGTAAAGAAAGAATTCAACAAGCGAACCAAGATTAAG aaacacttcactGATGACAGTTTCGAAGTGTTCACAGTGAGCTCCAAAGAGTTCCTAAAAGGGAAGCATCTAAGTCCAGAAGAGACTG AAATACCAAAACTTAAAGGATTTTTGCAAGATCTCAATGactgtcactctgagacagtaAACTACGTGAGTGGAGCTTATGGGATTCTGTCTTTGATTGAAGGTGCCAggtgcagaaaagag GGTGTTGGAAAAGCAGATGATGTATGTAAAGTACTTGAGAAAAACATGACAGAACAACTTGATCAAGTGAAAAAAGCAGTTGATGAAGCGATCAAGGATTTTGAACAATGTCTTACAGAAGGGGTTAAAAATTCCAAAACCTctgaagaaaaactgaaatcctTTTTGGACCGTGAT AAACAGCCTAGTTTTTTTAAGACACTACAGGCTGTGGTTAGAAAAGACGGCatccacaaaacaaaaaaaggggaacACATAAATCTCAACACAGTATTAGCTTCATGCTTGACTGACAGCATTGATGAAAAATTCAGAAAGACCTTCCC AAATGATGTTAAAGGCGGATCTTTCAATGGAGTCATCAGTAGATTTTCACTTGACACAAATTCGCTGATTCAAAAATACCAAGATGTCAAACTGCAGCTGATATTTCTTCAGACAGAG GAGGATAAAATTAAGGCAAAACTCAACAAAATGATcctaaaagagaagaaaatcatCTACAACAGTCTAACAGAGACAActgagaaaaacatgaaaaagtgcTATGAAG ACGCACAAAAAATTTCTGGAGATGatgcactgaaaaaaatgagGAAGACTATTGAGACACATGTATCCTTAAATAGGAACATGTATGAGGACGCAAAAAAGACCATGATGAAGAAGATGAATGAACTGATG ATGATCATCTGCAAGGAACTGAAGGAAACCATGGACCACTCCATTAAACTCTCACTCAAGGCATCAGCTTTGAGTGAGAGTCTCCCGG aTGTTTCAGAGCATCTTGAAACTGTCCAGCAACATTACAATGAAAGTAAGGGCAGTCAAGAGGGAGACATAACATCATAG
- the LOC106675070 gene encoding nuclear GTPase SLIP-GC isoform X4, translating to MQLQLCSLSHTVPVCGLCFLLDFFLPACSLFVSHCLLHISLSSLFQHYFQQNFHFLVMDDFVRTKLAEWGLSEWVEKFKDQEIDAGIICELDDREIENLITKAGPRMRFKKNLKLLKHEKEHEEAADVVQVLPSTSDTGKRKSDLQSDRLQSPAKRQRLSMPGFEEPVILSGVKSIMTFVHARLNKQDKLSDFLKKKISDLETDKRELVGVFGKTGAGKSSLINAIIKEKNLLPSGSVSACTSVMIKVEANRGSLKYEAEIEFIAKEEWKEELWSFRQFLDNNKNQKKEDDDYHDAVEKLSALYGEDWEKSFENLMDRKYFKEIPEFLQSRRKILRCESANELSAQFVKYTRSESKQGEANEGKKWFWPLVKCVTVRVPNNPFLQHVTLVDLPGNGDSNKSRDQMWKGIVGDCSTVWIVTEINRAASEKAAWGILESVSSLIGNGGECQQIHFICTKSDLVDDSDDLSSADIHDRIVKRNIQAKDGVKKEFNKRTKIKKHFTDDSFEVFTVSSKEFLKGKHLSPEETEIPKLKGFLQDLNDCHSETVNYVSGAYGILSLIEGARCRKEGVGKADDVCKVLEKNMTEQLDQVKKAVDEAIKDFEQCLTEGVKNSKTSEEKLKSFLDRDKQPSFFKTLQAVVRKDGIHKTKKGEHINLNTVLASCLTDSIDEKFRKTFPNDVKGGSFNGVISRFSLDTNSLIQKYQDVKLQLIFLQTEEDKIKAKLNKMILKEKKIIYNSLTETTEKNMKKCYEDAQKISGDDALKKMRKTIETHVSLNRNMYEDAKKTMMKKMNELMMIICKELKETMDHSIKLSLKASALSESLPDVSEHLETVQQHYNEGKGSQEGDITS from the exons ATGCAGTTGCAATTGTGCAGTCTGAGCCACACAGTTCCAGTTTGTGGACTTTGCTTTTTGCTCGATTTCTTTCTTCCCgcctgttccctgtttgtgtcTCACTGCTTACTTCACATCTCCCTCAGCAGCCTTTTCCAGCATTACTTTCAACAAAAT TTTCATTTCTTGGTCATGGATGATTTCGTAAGAACCAAACTGGCTGAATGGGGGCTAAGTGAGTGGGTGGAAAAATTTAAAG aTCAAGAAATTGACGCAGGAATTATTTGTGAGCTTGATGATCGAGAAATTGAGAATTTGATCACAAAAGCTGGACCAAGAATGAGATTCAAGAAGAACCTCAAGCTGTTAAag CATGAAAAGGAGCATGAAGAAGCAGCTGATGTGGTTCAG GTCTTGCCATCCACAAGTGATACAG GAAAGAGAAAATCAGACCTTCAAAGTGACAGGTTGCAGTCACCAGCTAAGCGACAACGTCTGTCTATGCCAGGATTTGAAG AACCAGTCATACTGTCCGGTGTGAAAAGCATCATGACATTTGTACATGCCAGACTAAATAAGCAAGACAAACTCAGTGATTTCTTAAA GAAAAAGATCAGTGATTTGGAGACAGACAAGAGGGAGCTGGTTGGTGTCTTTGGTAAAACTGGGGCTGGAAAGAGCTCTTTGATAAATGCCATCATCAAAGAGAAGAATCTTTTGCCTTCAGGAAGTGTCAGTGCCTGCACCTCAGTCATGATCAAAGTGGAAGCTAACAGAGGTAGCTTAAAGTATGAGGCAGAAATTGAGTTCATCGCAAAGGAG GAGTGGAAAGAAGAGTTGTGGTCATTTCGTCAGTTTCTtgacaataataaaaatcagaaaaaggaAGATGATGATTATCATGATGCTGTTGAAAAGCTGTCAGCACTGTATGGAGAAGACTGGGAAAAGTCCTTTGAAAACCTCATGGACCGCAAATATTTCAAAGAAATTCCAGAATTTCTCCAATCCAGGCGGAAGATTTTGAGATGTGAATCA GCTAATGAACTTTCTGCACAATTTGTTAAGTACACAAGAAGTGAGTCAAAACAAGGAGAAGCCAATGAAGGAAAAAAGTGGTTTTGGCCACTGGTGAAGTGTGTGACTGTCAGGGTGCCAAACAATCCTTTTCTCCAGCATGTCACACTTGTGGACCTTCCTGGAAATGGTGACAGTAACAAGAGCAGAGATCAGATGTGGAAAGGG ATAGTTGGAGATTGTTCTACTGTGTGGATTGTGACTGAAATTAATCGAGCAGCATCAGAGAAAGCAGCCTGGGGGATCCTGGAAAGTGTCAGTAGTCTGATTGGAAATGGTGGCGAATGTCAGCAAATTCACTTTATCTGCACCAAGTCTGATCTTGTTGATGATTCTGATGATCT TTCATCAGCTGATATCCATGATCGAATAGTTAAAAGAAACATTCAAGCCAAGGATGGAGTAAAGAAAGAATTCAACAAGCGAACCAAGATTAAG aaacacttcactGATGACAGTTTCGAAGTGTTCACAGTGAGCTCCAAAGAGTTCCTAAAAGGGAAGCATCTAAGTCCAGAAGAGACTG AAATACCAAAACTTAAAGGATTTTTGCAAGATCTCAATGactgtcactctgagacagtaAACTACGTGAGTGGAGCTTATGGGATTCTGTCTTTGATTGAAGGTGCCAggtgcagaaaagag GGTGTTGGAAAAGCAGATGATGTATGTAAAGTACTTGAGAAAAACATGACAGAACAACTTGATCAAGTGAAAAAAGCAGTTGATGAAGCGATCAAGGATTTTGAACAATGTCTTACAGAAGGGGTTAAAAATTCCAAAACCTctgaagaaaaactgaaatcctTTTTGGACCGTGAT AAACAGCCTAGTTTTTTTAAGACACTACAGGCTGTGGTTAGAAAAGACGGCatccacaaaacaaaaaaaggggaacACATAAATCTCAACACAGTATTAGCTTCATGCTTGACTGACAGCATTGATGAAAAATTCAGAAAGACCTTCCC AAATGATGTTAAAGGCGGATCTTTCAATGGAGTCATCAGTAGATTTTCACTTGACACAAATTCGCTGATTCAAAAATACCAAGATGTCAAACTGCAGCTGATATTTCTTCAGACAGAG GAGGATAAAATTAAGGCAAAACTCAACAAAATGATcctaaaagagaagaaaatcatCTACAACAGTCTAACAGAGACAActgagaaaaacatgaaaaagtgcTATGAAG ACGCACAAAAAATTTCTGGAGATGatgcactgaaaaaaatgagGAAGACTATTGAGACACATGTATCCTTAAATAGGAACATGTATGAGGACGCAAAAAAGACCATGATGAAGAAGATGAATGAACTGATG